Sequence from the Solea senegalensis isolate Sse05_10M linkage group LG1, IFAPA_SoseM_1, whole genome shotgun sequence genome:
atgtttttgtctcatagTTGCCTGTGTGTAACTTAGCAGCTACAGTGGTGTGGATATTTAAAATCACATATGCATAGTGGCaccactttacattacagtacagtaatatAATTGTAATAGTATGGTAATCATTTTTGTAACAGGGAGGTAATGTTATAGTAAtataatcttattttaaatgCAGCTTGGTAAAGGAGATTTTCATTTACTGTAATACCGTGTAATTACTATAAGTTATGTCACTGTGATACCTTCTCATGAAAGTTTTTGTGAATAACAATTGCTAATAACTTTATTATAAAGATAAAACCCTTAAgtcccacacacatttttcaagcTAGTACTTGTTGATTACTATAGAAATCTATAGCCAGTGTTACCATATTATTTCTTATTCTATTGCTAAGTTATTACCATACGATTACTAGATTATTCgtgtaatgtaaagtgtcacCCATGGTTTGCTGACGTGAACATTAAATCCTAGTCATAGGCATGGCATGGACACGCAACTTAAACAGTAGATGTGAATGCTGCCACCAGAGGTCAAGTGTCACTGATGAGGTTGTACAGCTGCTCGTCTTTGTATCACATCTTCACTTAAGCTTACCTTTAAGAATAGGGTAAGTCTCAATAAACACTTAAGTGCAAGTTagtatagaatagtatgtcataCAGTTAAGAATAGGATGAGTAAATGTAAGAAATAAAAGTCTAAatagatatatacatgtatgtatatatatatatgtatacatacatatatgtagatagatagatagatagacaaatACACATCAGCTTCACATCAGTTTAAATAATTGTCCAGTGTTTCAACAAACAAGCAACTACTTTATGATAGCAGCACCTAATAATATCCATATCGCTCTGGTTGATGTTGATGTGACGCGTTCAAGGAActttttgtcgtttttttcaGCACGTTACCTAAAGTTAGCTAATGTGTACAACGCCGTACGCCATAGGCCTTGAGATTGTAGCTGtactgtgtggagaaaaaaagaagaaaatctgaATGTCTTATGTTGTTTAAGACTGTATTTTTAACACGCTGTGtttgtattcatgtgttcatgcctTACTGTTTAAAGGATGATGTTGGACAGCCATACCAGCTCTTTGTCTTAGTCTTAGAGCTGTTGTCATGGcaatttggaaataaaaaaaaaaaatagaattcaGACATTCACTTTTatgttctttcattttctgctataaaactcatttattattgtatttattggaTTATTATTCACTGGAGAGAGAGATTCGGTGACCGAGCCTGAAGAGACCACATTGTAGAAGCGGTTGATCCCTGGACCTGcctgatgaatgtgtgtgtgaagagggaATTCCTGCATTTAATATGTAATCAGGCATTGATTAACCAAACTAAATCTGCTTCAAATAGTGCAGAGTTGCTAATATTCCTACCACACAAGTGggtcagttgtttgtttgcagaaaatACGCAATTTGGTCTAAAATCAGTAGCACAACCCAGAGTCTTTTTCTAGAGGCAGTTGACGGCACATGGATCCAGCACTTGAAATTAGTGGAAAACATCAGCAAaataaagaatagaatagaatagcctttattgtcattgtactgtGTAGGTACAACGAAATGTAGGGTGAACAACCCGCAGAACAACCCTGCACTATACAAGAaatttacaagaaaaacaaacgtcACAAAGGACCTCAATAAAGGATGGTATAAAAGCAATACAACAGAATAAAAAGTATTCtcttaaaatgtcaacatttcccTCATTCAATAATATACATGCATGTAAAGGATTTGAGCCTTGTTGAAAACTGATCACGTGATTCGCTCCTTGTCCACTTATTTTGTCCCATTTactcaaaacaacaaatgaaaatggaacaCGATATTTCCTCTATTTCATAATCTTTGCAATGAATGCCTGTTAACGCCTAACAAATGCAACTACTACTtgtgaaaatacagtatataaagctCTAAGATAGAACTGTGAAGCAAGTGCGACTGTAGGTGTGATCCTGGTATGAGCCACAAGGTGGCACTGTGGTGCAGCATATACGCAGAATCACTTTATGGTGACCCTTAACCTCTATGTATGAACTGAAGTAACATGAAAGCCTGTGTTTACAACTCAAACTATTTAAACTCAAACTTGTCAagtaattaaaatgtgaaatgtgtattaaataaaaaaagagacagcattaaaacatttgaactgcACATTTAGAGCACTTCAATTATTTGACTTTATATTGACATGTGATGCTGCCCCCGAGTTACTTCacgaaacaaaaataaaagtcacatacACTTGTGTTGATTTCAAATCACTATCGTTGTGAATTGGCGAGAGTGAAAAACATAAAGAATGAAAACGATTCTGCCGTGTCAGCTACAGTGAGCGTTGGTGTGTGTTGGCAGTGTTGCTACCACTGAACACAGACGTGTGCACAGTGGTGtcccagcagctgctgcagcccaTAACACTCAGCTCCCTAAATCATATCAACCTTCTGCTGAAGTCGGCACTTTCACCAGGATATAACAGTTCAACTCCGGCCCGTGTACTTATCTAACGATGCTCTTAAAAGTGAGAGTGAAACACAGTTGCTTGTCACCTCAGAGTCGTCATATACCACACGGTAACCAGGCGGTTGTTTTTACCTCGAAACAGCGACAACAGGTTGAAACGTCAAACCCAGGTCTCTACTGAGCTTTACGGATCCTGTCCACCGCAGACCCCCGGTGGTTGTTCAAGTTATTTAAGACACAACTGTTGGTCAGAATTGACAGCTTGGAGTTCAGAGTGTCTTTACTTCTCTCCCAGATAcaatcctcatcctcctcttctcccttatcctcctcctcctcgtcctgtTCAGCTTCACTCTCTTCATCACTGCGTACATCCTTTTCCAGCTGAGGGCAGACGCAGGCGCACGGTTTAAACAAGTACGACAGAGCCGAGAGGCTTAAATTGACATTAGAGCTCAACCCCCTTAATTCTCACCTTGCCGACCAGGAACTTATTGACCATGCGTAAGATTAAGATAGCCCAGAAGATGTGAAGAGCCTGCAGCACCATCAGCAGGATGTTGAAAAAGTAGTAGCCGACAAAGGGCTCAAAGACCTCCATGGACAGTACCAGGGTGGTATGGATGATTCTGGGTGCAAtcagaaatacagtatatatggatTAACATGGTATTCAGCCAATATTACAGtcttaaatcataaaaaaagaaactatcCTAGGAGTAAAACCTACTTGCTGGGGAAAATCACCAGTCGAGTCACGAGGAAAACCACAGTAAATACTACAAAGAGTATGTCACACGTTTTCCTCCAGCCAGTGCCGTAGTTGAACATCTTGGCAGACTGCAAGAGATGAACAGTGATCACAGTGAGTCTGTGTGCAGCCTGCTCTCACAGAGAAACAATGCGGTTACATGTGCACattctgtttttcagtgtttactTTCTGCTTTTTACTTGTGTCACATTTCTTATTTGAGGCAAAATTCACACCAGAAGGTGGAGGAGACCACGGTGGCGTcctgtgagagagtgagtgagtgagtgagagcgCCAAGCAGCTTTCTACAGTTCCTGACCAATTTAGGAACAATGGTGAGTGTATTATTACACTGTGACATGAGGAGTTTATATTGATTTTGTTGGTAGTATGAGCGATAGTGtggtttccttttattttaggttgggaatgagttacaaagatattTGTACAATAGATGTGAATATATCATAACTATATGTATAATAACAATGTGTTATTTCCTTTTACACTCATACAGCATACTACTGTATACTTATTCAATATTTAATGCAGCGTCATGATGTTTGTGGCATAAAAAAGCTAATATCATGTGCTTTCAGGCATCAGGTCTCAGTCAAAGGATCTGCCTGCTGATAATGACTTCCCTTGGTAAGAAAGACCCCAAGTGTAATTTAAATCTGAGTACAGTTGATTCCAGTGACACGTTTCGCTGAGGTAGTTTTGCAAGTTACCTCCAGCAGGATGTCAGAGGAGTCGTGCAGCAGCATGACCAGGGTGCCGATGCGTATGTAGTTGGCACAGTAGGAGAAACTCAGAAGGAAGATTGTGGCTAAGTGGTGGATGACCTGCTCTTTAAAATCCTGCAAATCAAAGAAATATCGACATGTTAAAAAGAAGGGATGTTAGAACAAGCTCTGCATGCGGTAGacagataaatgaatgaatgaatctcaCCTTCCTCTTGACATCAACAGAGATccgcagcagcagagagacatAAAAGCTCAGCTCCAGCATGTAGTACCAGTAGTGAGCTCTCTCCATGGGCTGTGGAGGACCATTATTTCAAAGTCAACAGAAAGTGTGTCAAGAAAAACGTGAACACTTACTTGTGGCCCACAAATGGAACCGGTGGAGAAGCACTTTTACTAAATGACGCTCACAGAACTGATTAGCAATGACAGTTTGTTCTGCAGCTAAACATGAATTCTGTTAAGAGTGAAATATGTCTCATCAAATTGTTgctaaaaaaacacttcactttCGCCAGTGTTTCTGGTCTCTTATCCATACACATTTTCAGTGGCCTAACAGAGAAGGTATGTCCTGGGGTTGTGGGTACAAGTCCTGTCTGTTTAGTGTTTAATGGGCTTTATTTGCTCTTTCAGTTGGCAAACACCAGCCTcacaaaatgacaggaaatgtgtgtaaaaatgcatttcatGAATATACTCATGTCTTCATGAGCTCTGTGTCCTTACTGTGCTTTTTATGTAGTAGCATTTCACAATGTATATAAACGTTCTGCGCTCAAATGAGCTTAAGTTCACAAGAGAAGCCCATTTACACACGTTATATTCTGTTTCAGCATGAACGACAGTGACAGATACACTATATAACCATTTTCTCCTAATGCTGACTTATAAGAAAAGGTTGATTAATAAATCTGATTCATTCTTTCATTAACACTGCATTCATGCTCAGTTATGAAGAAGTTGATTCACTGAATcggccacacagtggtgcaagtgtctagcactgttgcctcacagcagggaGGTTGCTGGTTGACAGTCTGGGtcttttgcatgttctccctgtgtgtgcgtgggttccgACAGGTTCTCTAGTTTCCCCCCACAGGTCCCAAAACTCGAAAATGACCatagtgtgagagtgaattgtgTGATTGAATGGTGTGGTTGTTTGTCCATTTGTCTTGTGATGGACCGGTGACCTTTCACCCTACatcggctgggattggcaccaacaccaacacaccCCCGCAACATGAGGAAACTGATAAGTTCACCATATTGTGCTTACATTTCCTCTTTGAGTGAAATGTGATCTGTTTCCTTCAGACCTCAAGTTTCATTCACACTATACAAACACAGAATCAATAACTTCTATATAATATGTAAAGCTTTCctctttgttgtgtgtgcacgcgtgtcAATATAACCCTACAGACTATTTAACAGGGCAACCTGTGTGACAGGATCTGTGTTTTCACCTGTACTGGATACTTGCTCCAACAGTCCCTGTTATTCCAGAACCAGGGTCTCTGAGAGGAGCAGAAAAAGTTATTCATTTATACACTAATTATACATTTTAGCCGAAACAGAAGTGTAGAAGCAGGATCtacagaaaaacaatgttttcataACTCACTCACATCAATCAAGCAGGCTAATCCACCCACAAAGGCTACCAGATAGAAAGAAAACCTccagctgcaaaaaaaacacattatctcACAATTACTGGAATACTGGAATAAAAACTCTTTTGGAGTTTGGAGaggggtttcttttttttccattagtcacaagagttttgttttttactgggCCTTTGCAGAGTGTGGTGAAGTAAGTGCTCTTAAGGGAAATCATCTGTAAACTGAACggtgaatgtgtttgtggaggaaaaaaaagcacttacgCTGCTTCACCAAACTTCTTGGTTTGACAGGGCCTGTCCTGGTTCCTGCGATGGCGGAACCACTTCTCGATCTGTCGCTGCGTTTTACCGCATGCCTTCATCAGACTCACAATCTCACTCTGAAACAACACGGAGAAGACACTGATTCTCTGTATCACAGTTCCACTGATATGGAATTCCCGGCAAAGTATTGCCCTTGTTTCTGATCCATTATTAAATACATTCATACGGATGCACAAGTGTGTAGGTAGCATTTTACAGTTGAAACTGGTCCAGGTCAGTCTTCCAAAGAGTCAGAAGAAAATTCTGGGGGTGTAAGAGACGATAAATGGAGTGCCTTTACACAATTTTGTATGTAACTTTGTcgatgtgtacatatatatatatattttaatttaaccaCCTGTTTACACTTGGGTTCTGTTGAGGCAACCCTGTTGCTGCCTCTTTAGTAATGGCTCAGATAACAGAGGCTGTTGTGATACTCTGTAAATGTCCCCAGAGACAGAACACAACTATGCTGCTCCACAATAATTGCACACAAAAAGTGATTAAAACTTCACAATTTGATCACTTCAGGGGATTGAGAATCGATTTTAATTCTCAATCACTGACCAAGTGAAAGTGTTCTTAAGagttttttggttatttttctTAATATCGTGCCTTCTTTTATTCTCTGATTATGGTATTTCATCTCTTATACAGTTtataaagaagtgattttgtacattaaattacatatagaTTAACTGTCTGAGAAACAgtcaaaaagcaattttccacAGCTGTAGACTAATAATTATCATGGTAAACAAAGCACAGGTGAATGTATGATGAGGTGTTGTTTCAGGCTAACCTGTGTTGGCTGCCTGCTCCTCCTCATGTAAAATGACTCTAGCTTCGGGGAGGGAGCCGCAGTCACCTGTAATCTATTCTTCACCCCCAAACATATGCCAATGGGTGGGGCAAAAAACCTAGGGGCAAAAAGAACAAAGGACAGCTTAAAGAGCCGACGATATAACAGTGGGGACTGTCGTGTTGCAGATACTTACTGTAAACAAACCATTTAATAACAGCAGCATTCAACATATTGAAtttgtctttctcctcttttctctgttCTATTTCAGTCAAGTAGACTTTAATCTTACTTCAAGCCAcatgtgcaaaaacacaccacacaacCAGAAAATGGACCGTAGCTATAATCTAAAATAGCCAattaaaatgtggatttttgCTGTCACCACTCCTTCGTTTTCTCCCTtgcttctctttctctgcacCAGCCTCTCTCCTTTTACTCCCCAAAGACATTTTTCCTGATGACAACTAAGCCCGCTCTGCTAAAACACCTGTTCATTGCCCCACGGCTCATTCTCTCTTGCAAACACAACATCCTCCATAGATACTGGACGGTTGGTCATGATCAGGAAATGCTGcataatatttgtttatttaaagacgTATGTAACTGTTTTTGTGGAGGCAGGACAAAGTGCTTCATTGTTTAAAGCCACACATTAGTTTGCAGAGAGACAACATCATCCCATACTCGTCGCCCTCGTCCTCGCTGAACAAAGAGATCACAGAGGTGTACCTCTCGAATACGTAGCGTAGGCCAACAAAGCACAGAGCAAGGGGCAAAGTTATGAGGAGGTCCAGGGGTCGCGGTCGGTCAGAGTCCTCCAGCTGCTCCATGTCTTTCCACGTCACACCTGGAGGGAGCCAGTACTCCTGCCTCCATATGTCAGGCAGCAAATCCATTCTGCTGGGATGGAGGGGCGTGGTGAGTtctgaggaagagaggaagagagaacacacacacacacacacaaagaagattTACTCCAGGTAAACACACTGTGACGCGGATGAGGAGGACACAGTccctgaagtgtgtgtgtggcataaaCATAAGAGACACCTATGCTCATAAACATGTTACACCAGCACCTTGTCTTTATCTAATCTGTTCCACAAACCTTTAATACCCTGATTTTAATGTTACAGGAAAGACATAAATAGTAttttatatagtatagtatagtatatagtagtAGTCATTGAACAACAATATACTAGTGTTAGTGTTAGACAAACAATACATATTGTTGGACAATTTTAACCGAACACTTTGATGcacagtacattacattacatgtattACACATGTGACATGTAACtggtttttgaaaatgattttttattttgattaagtGATTGTTTTAGCATTAAGGAGTTTTATAAGGACTTTTAACCCACAATTTATTCAACTTTCAGTAAGgagccaaaatgtccttaatGATGACACTTAACattataacaacacatttgaacaactTTATTGACTAGGACAACCTTTTTTATGTCGTCGTACACTACCAGACATGTATTCCCTTAAATAACAGTGAACCTTACTGCTAAAACCAGGACACAAAGCATAAACTTCACAGAACATAATatacaaacagaaacatacaaGTGTATAGAGCAATTTTATATATAACTAGACAGTGTAGTTACAGGTGAGTGCTGTTTATATACTTAATTCGCGTTCACAGATACTAAGTTAAACTGCTGAAGTAAAGCATTAACTCACCTGTGAGGAGCTTATACGGAAGCAATAATAAAATTCGCCTTAAAGTGTGAATGTATTTGTTTCAGTATTGTTTGGTGGAGGATGATTATTCTGTGTCTATTCCACTGAGTTCTCACGACGACACAGAGAAGTGACCAGGGTTCACACCAAACTGTCAAGTTAGACGTGATAACAGGAAGCTGAGGGTGCAGCGTTTCAAAGTAATAGTGTCCATGTAAATGGAAATATACGATTGGTGCTAGGAGTACATTCATTAAATAACTGGCGATAAAAACGACTTTGTTTAAGTCAAATTTAACCTTCGCCAGGTACAGGGAGCTCCACTGGAAACTTGTTTTGTACCTTAATTCTGTTTATTTCCGGTTCGCAATGATGTAGCTTGACGTCTTAACGGCTAATGAAAAACCAAGGGCGTCTCCTGTTCTGAGCCACTGATTATGAGCCAttaaagcagcaacaaagaACACCAGGGGGCCATTCTTCTACTTTACTCATAACAAATAAGTGTTGTGGTTTATATGTAAATTAATCTCACGTTAGCCCT
This genomic interval carries:
- the LOC122770564 gene encoding ceramide synthase 2-like, producing the protein MDLLPDIWRQEYWLPPGVTWKDMEQLEDSDRPRPLDLLITLPLALCFVGLRYVFERFFAPPIGICLGVKNRLQVTAAPSPKLESFYMRRSRQPTQSEIVSLMKACGKTQRQIEKWFRHRRNQDRPCQTKKFGEAAWRFSFYLVAFVGGLACLIDRPWFWNNRDCWSKYPVQPMERAHYWYYMLELSFYVSLLLRISVDVKRKDFKEQVIHHLATIFLLSFSYCANYIRIGTLVMLLHDSSDILLESAKMFNYGTGWRKTCDILFVVFTVVFLVTRLVIFPSKIIHTTLVLSMEVFEPFVGYYFFNILLMVLQALHIFWAILILRMVNKFLVGKLEKDVRSDEESEAEQDEEEEDKGEEEDEDCIWERSKDTLNSKLSILTNSCVLNNLNNHRGSAVDRIRKAQ